From Bacillus sp. Bos-x628, the proteins below share one genomic window:
- a CDS encoding ABC transporter ATP-binding protein, whose protein sequence is MSKKMSSGMGHKGGHPRGPVAKPKEFKKTLLRLAGYLSPRKFQLIIVLIAAIGSTVFNVISPKLLGDATSSLFESFTQKTAVQYDVISRILLLLLLLYVVAALFSFVQQYVMAGVSQETIAELRHEANEKLTRLPLRYFDKTTHGDTLSRVMNDIDNINTSLQQALTQVITSVITVIGIVVMMLFISPFLTLLVCLTLPLSLIAIRGITSFSQKHFKAQQKELGMINGHINEMFTGHQTVRAYGYEKKAIDTFDQLNERLYESSRKAQFISGLMMPMMTFIGNLGYVAVSVAGGILVINGSIRVGDVQAFIQYTQQMSQPLVQASSVANLVQSAIASAERVFEILDEEEESAEEQASIDLQSLTGDVAFEQVQFGYDQDHPIIKNLSLHVNEGQTVAIVGPTGAGKTTIINLLMRFYELDEGSIRIGGVKTTDLSREQVRELFAMVLQDTWLFEGTIYDNIAYGRQHVTKEDVINAAKHAYADDFIRTLPEGYDTLLTEDASNLSQGQRQLLTIARAILSDPKILILDEATSSVDTRTEMHIQKAMNELMKGRTSFVIAHRLSTIKDADLILVMKDGTIIEKGTHSELLQQNGFYKDLYMSQFAEHHVS, encoded by the coding sequence ATGAGTAAAAAAATGTCTTCCGGGATGGGTCATAAAGGCGGTCATCCTAGAGGGCCGGTAGCAAAGCCGAAGGAATTTAAAAAAACACTCCTTCGATTGGCCGGCTATTTAAGCCCAAGAAAATTCCAGCTCATCATTGTACTGATTGCGGCAATCGGTTCGACCGTCTTTAACGTGATTAGTCCAAAATTACTCGGGGATGCCACCTCTTCCCTATTTGAAAGTTTTACACAAAAAACAGCCGTTCAATACGATGTCATTTCTCGAATTTTATTGTTGCTCCTCTTGTTGTATGTCGTCGCTGCTCTCTTTTCATTTGTCCAACAATATGTCATGGCTGGTGTATCCCAAGAAACCATTGCCGAATTACGACACGAAGCAAATGAAAAGCTCACACGTCTCCCCCTTCGTTATTTTGATAAAACAACTCATGGGGATACACTAAGCCGTGTGATGAATGATATTGATAACATTAATACATCACTTCAACAAGCGCTCACTCAGGTGATCACTTCTGTTATTACAGTGATTGGTATTGTTGTCATGATGCTTTTCATCAGTCCGTTTTTAACCCTTCTCGTTTGTTTGACGCTGCCACTAAGCCTAATCGCAATTCGAGGCATTACGTCATTTTCTCAAAAGCATTTTAAAGCGCAGCAAAAAGAGCTGGGTATGATCAACGGCCACATTAATGAAATGTTTACAGGTCATCAGACGGTCCGTGCATATGGGTATGAAAAGAAAGCCATTGATACATTTGACCAATTAAACGAACGGCTGTATGAATCTTCAAGAAAAGCTCAATTCATATCCGGTCTTATGATGCCGATGATGACGTTTATCGGGAACCTTGGCTATGTCGCAGTGAGTGTTGCAGGCGGAATTCTTGTCATTAATGGCAGCATTCGTGTTGGGGATGTTCAAGCCTTTATCCAGTACACGCAGCAAATGTCACAGCCGCTTGTTCAAGCATCTAGTGTCGCAAACTTAGTTCAATCAGCCATTGCTTCTGCCGAAAGAGTATTTGAAATTCTCGATGAAGAAGAAGAAAGTGCCGAAGAGCAAGCGTCTATTGATCTTCAATCGCTAACAGGCGATGTGGCCTTTGAACAAGTGCAATTCGGATATGATCAGGATCATCCGATTATTAAAAACTTGAGCTTGCATGTGAATGAAGGACAAACGGTTGCTATTGTAGGACCAACAGGTGCAGGAAAAACAACGATTATTAACTTGTTAATGCGTTTTTATGAATTAGATGAGGGCTCTATTCGCATTGGCGGAGTAAAAACCACAGATCTCAGCCGTGAGCAAGTCCGTGAATTATTTGCGATGGTTCTTCAAGATACGTGGCTTTTTGAAGGCACGATTTACGATAACATTGCATATGGCAGGCAGCATGTGACAAAAGAAGATGTCATTAACGCTGCGAAACATGCCTATGCAGATGATTTCATCCGTACGCTCCCTGAAGGATATGACACACTCTTAACGGAAGATGCTAGCAACCTTTCACAAGGTCAACGTCAGCTATTAACCATTGCCCGTGCAATCTTATCTGATCCAAAAATTCTTATTTTAGATGAGGCCACGAGCAGTGTGGATACACGAACCGAGATGCATATTCAAAAGGCAATGAACGAACTGATGAAAGGCAGAACGAGCTTCGTTATTGCACACAGACTATCGACGATCAAAGACGCCGATCTCATTTTAGTCATGAAAGACGGGACGATTATTGAAAAAGGCACTCACAGCGAGCTATTGCAACAAAACGGCTTTTATAAGGATTTATATATGAGCCAGTTTGCAGAACATCATGTGAGTTAA
- a CDS encoding cytochrome P450 yields the protein MKVKENYVNVIPMKEIRSTDDLLFPFPIYNELRAQTGIRYDETRKCWDLFRYADIQSVLKQPKLFSSQRGRSTSKTSILTMDPPKHTKMRALVNKAFTPKAIKQLEEKIKDLSHDLLKQVEHEHTFDVVHDLAAPLPVMIIAELLGAEVKDRQFIKKHSDALVAGAKDESQEAIQAVVDMQKRAEEELSDYFLHLIQKRTEAPANDLISLLIQAEIDGEQLTENELLGFCILLLVAGNETTTNLITNTVRLLTEQPDIVEAVREDSSLIPQLTEETLRYYPPVQAIGRIATQNVEIAGQQIQKGDYLIGWIASANRDEQKFEDPETFRLDRKSNPHMSFGFGIHFCLGAPLARLESNIAIEILLNTFKEFKCTADSLKPIQSTFVFGVKEFPVQVLRSEGRS from the coding sequence ATGAAAGTGAAAGAAAACTATGTCAATGTCATTCCAATGAAAGAAATTCGATCCACAGATGACCTTCTGTTCCCATTCCCTATTTACAATGAGTTACGTGCGCAGACTGGTATAAGATACGATGAAACAAGAAAGTGCTGGGATCTGTTTCGCTATGCAGATATTCAATCTGTTCTCAAACAGCCGAAATTGTTCTCCTCACAGCGAGGAAGAAGCACTTCAAAAACGAGCATCTTAACCATGGATCCTCCAAAACATACAAAGATGAGAGCACTCGTGAATAAAGCATTCACACCAAAAGCGATCAAACAATTAGAGGAAAAGATCAAAGACCTCTCGCATGATCTATTAAAACAAGTGGAGCATGAACATACATTTGATGTTGTGCATGATTTAGCTGCACCCCTTCCTGTCATGATCATCGCAGAGTTGCTCGGTGCAGAGGTAAAAGATCGACAGTTTATTAAGAAACATTCAGATGCCCTTGTTGCAGGTGCGAAAGACGAATCTCAAGAAGCTATTCAAGCCGTCGTCGACATGCAAAAACGGGCGGAAGAAGAACTATCTGATTACTTTTTACATCTGATTCAAAAGCGTACGGAAGCCCCTGCAAATGATTTGATTTCTTTACTGATTCAAGCAGAGATTGACGGTGAACAGTTAACTGAAAACGAGCTGCTTGGCTTTTGTATTCTATTACTTGTCGCAGGGAATGAAACGACAACCAATTTAATCACAAATACAGTAAGACTCCTCACCGAGCAGCCTGATATCGTCGAAGCAGTGAGAGAAGATTCATCCTTGATTCCGCAATTAACCGAGGAGACCTTACGTTATTATCCACCTGTTCAAGCCATAGGCCGAATTGCAACACAGAATGTTGAAATAGCCGGTCAGCAAATACAGAAAGGAGACTATCTTATCGGCTGGATTGCTTCGGCGAATCGGGATGAACAGAAATTTGAAGACCCAGAAACATTTCGACTTGACCGAAAATCAAATCCGCACATGAGCTTTGGTTTTGGGATTCATTTCTGTCTTGGTGCACCCCTTGCTAGACTTGAGAGCAACATTGCGATCGAAATTTTATTAAACACATTTAAAGAATTCAAATGTACTGCTGATAGTCTCAAACCCATTCAGAGCACCTTTGTTTTTGGTGTAAAAGAATTTCCAGTTCAAGTGTTGCGTTCTGAAGGTCGTTCGTAA